One segment of Deinococcus metalli DNA contains the following:
- a CDS encoding C39 family peptidase translates to MRTLLLRGGALLLGLSAVALGRSAPPVPRPDPTRVAGPVAWSSTPDATVASFIGWLPLNDWLPGADVLPVRTFLQGLAFDFQTYNNCGPSALSSVLGFYKVKLGQDVIQRATRPDGGYMQVSAIAPELARYKLKTMAVRDAQASQVKRLLALGIPVIVLQWFDRPGHLNHFRVVRGYDDQARVFWVSDSMVGPVAYLSYHSFDVLWNTQSRRMFPVYPEGYDSVVRGLLGKNS, encoded by the coding sequence ATGAGGACGCTCCTGCTGCGCGGCGGCGCGCTGCTGCTGGGCCTGAGCGCGGTCGCATTGGGGCGCTCGGCGCCGCCGGTGCCGCGGCCGGACCCCACCAGAGTGGCGGGCCCGGTCGCGTGGTCCAGCACGCCCGACGCGACGGTCGCGAGTTTCATCGGGTGGCTGCCGCTGAACGACTGGCTGCCCGGCGCGGACGTCCTGCCGGTGCGGACCTTCCTCCAGGGGCTGGCCTTCGACTTCCAGACGTACAACAACTGCGGGCCGAGCGCCCTGTCGTCGGTGCTGGGCTTCTACAAGGTCAAGCTCGGGCAGGACGTGATCCAGCGGGCCACCCGGCCCGACGGCGGGTACATGCAGGTCAGCGCGATCGCGCCCGAACTCGCCCGCTACAAGCTCAAGACCATGGCAGTCCGGGATGCCCAGGCCTCGCAGGTCAAGCGGCTGCTCGCCCTGGGCATCCCGGTGATCGTGTTGCAGTGGTTCGACCGGCCCGGGCACCTCAACCACTTCCGGGTGGTGCGCGGCTACGACGATCAGGCGCGGGTGTTCTGGGTGAGTGACAGCATGGTGGGCCCGGTCGCCTACCTCAGTTACCACAGCTTCGACGTGCTGTGGAACACGCAGTCCCGGCGGATGTTCCCGGTGTACCCCGAGGGTTACGACTCGGTCGTGCGCGGTCTGCTCGGCAAGAACAGCTGA
- a CDS encoding ion transporter, translating into MRSGTAGRAAWRDTLANIIDNADTRAGRAFDVLLIAAIILSVLAVMLDSVGIYRARFGTALRTLEWLLTAVFTVEYVLRLIAAPTPRRYALSFFGLVDLFSILPAYIALAVPGAQFLLILRVLRLLRIFRIFKLVRYLSEASVLTLALRASLAKITVFLAVVLTLVVVIGTLMYVIEGPQYGFTSIPTSIYWAVVTLTTVGYGDIAPKTPVGKALASLAMILGYGIIAVPTGIVTVGLAQAQANRRADRLCPRCGLDRHETDARYCRRCAQALPETDIGTAAPGGAPS; encoded by the coding sequence ATGCGCAGCGGGACGGCCGGGCGGGCAGCGTGGCGCGACACGCTGGCGAATATCATCGACAACGCCGACACCCGGGCCGGGCGAGCGTTCGACGTCCTGCTGATCGCGGCCATCATCCTCAGCGTGCTCGCGGTGATGCTCGACAGCGTCGGGATCTACCGCGCCCGCTTCGGCACCGCCCTGCGCACCCTGGAGTGGCTGCTCACCGCCGTGTTCACGGTGGAGTACGTGCTGCGGCTGATCGCGGCGCCCACGCCACGCCGGTACGCGCTGAGTTTCTTCGGTCTGGTCGACCTGTTCTCGATCCTGCCGGCCTACATCGCGCTGGCGGTGCCGGGCGCGCAGTTCCTGCTGATCCTCCGGGTCCTGCGGCTGCTGCGCATCTTCCGCATCTTCAAGCTCGTGCGTTACCTCTCGGAAGCGAGTGTGCTCACGCTGGCGCTGCGGGCCAGCCTCGCCAAGATCACGGTGTTCCTCGCGGTGGTGCTCACGCTGGTTGTGGTGATCGGCACGCTGATGTACGTCATCGAGGGGCCGCAGTACGGCTTCACGAGCATCCCCACCAGCATCTACTGGGCGGTCGTCACGCTGACCACGGTGGGCTATGGGGACATCGCCCCCAAGACGCCCGTGGGCAAGGCGCTGGCGTCTCTGGCGATGATCCTGGGATACGGCATCATCGCCGTGCCCACCGGCATCGTGACAGTCGGTCTCGCGCAGGCCCAGGCCAACCGCCGCGCCGACCGGCTGTGCCCGCGCTGCGGCCTGGACCGCCACGAGACCGACGCCCGCTACTGCCGCCGCTGCGCGCAGGCGCTGCCCGAGACGGACATCGGCACAGCGGCGCCCGGGGGCGCGCCGTCGTGA
- a CDS encoding sensor domain-containing diguanylate cyclase — translation MDDGWTAEPGMVVMAGTVWAVTTLVSALTVGLAYLRPSYPGWRSWAVGHAAVVLGMLIGALRTPETQLPSILLGNGLVMAGAAALLHAFARFGRQAPTPSALLRHALLLAAVLALLASLTVGADLFTVRFVLVCVYLGAVCVALVRLLVRQARAEPTLRTAYALNLGVLGLVTLLTVPRTVMLGAGHGQGVAFALNVPNILLYLGVTLLSIGGTFAFWILHADRQRQEVQALQDTLRRQALHDPLTALLNRRGVQSAFSTWAAGLGSRAATLLVCDINEFKRINDTRRHAAGDECLCRLGAALHAVALPGDVAGRWGGDEFVLLLTGTAAAVEAQVADLDARLDGSLGCTVSVGRTPVRVGDVLTDAVTRADLAMYASKLRRPAPAQLVSA, via the coding sequence GTGGACGACGGGTGGACAGCAGAGCCGGGCATGGTCGTGATGGCCGGCACCGTGTGGGCCGTGACGACGCTGGTCTCGGCGCTGACCGTGGGACTCGCGTACCTGCGGCCGTCGTACCCGGGGTGGCGGAGTTGGGCAGTGGGGCACGCAGCGGTCGTGCTGGGCATGCTGATCGGCGCCCTGCGGACCCCGGAGACCCAGTTGCCCTCTATCCTGCTGGGCAACGGCCTGGTGATGGCCGGGGCGGCCGCGCTCCTGCACGCCTTCGCCCGCTTCGGACGGCAGGCACCCACGCCGTCGGCCCTGCTGCGCCACGCACTGCTGCTCGCGGCCGTGCTGGCGCTGCTGGCATCCCTGACAGTGGGCGCGGACCTCTTCACGGTCCGCTTCGTGCTGGTGTGCGTGTACCTGGGCGCTGTGTGCGTGGCGCTGGTGCGGCTGCTCGTGCGGCAGGCCCGCGCCGAGCCGACGCTGCGCACGGCCTACGCCCTGAACCTCGGGGTGCTGGGACTGGTGACGCTGCTGACCGTCCCGCGCACCGTGATGCTGGGCGCCGGACACGGGCAGGGTGTGGCCTTCGCGCTGAACGTGCCGAACATCCTGCTGTACCTGGGCGTGACGCTGCTCTCGATCGGCGGCACCTTCGCGTTCTGGATCCTGCACGCCGACCGGCAGCGTCAGGAAGTACAGGCGCTTCAGGACACGCTGCGTCGGCAGGCGCTGCACGATCCGCTGACAGCGCTGCTCAACCGCCGCGGCGTGCAGTCGGCGTTCAGCACGTGGGCGGCCGGGCTGGGCAGCCGCGCCGCCACCCTGCTGGTCTGCGACATCAACGAGTTCAAGCGCATCAACGACACGCGCAGGCACGCCGCCGGGGACGAGTGCCTGTGCCGGCTCGGCGCGGCGCTCCACGCCGTGGCCCTGCCGGGGGACGTCGCGGGCCGCTGGGGCGGGGACGAGTTCGTGCTGCTCCTGACCGGAACCGCGGCAGCGGTGGAGGCGCAGGTGGCCGACCTGGACGCGCGGCTGGACGGATCGCTGGGCTGCACGGTCAGCGTGGGCCGCACGCCGGTCCGCGTCGGGGACGTCCTGACCGACGCGGTGACGCGGGCCGACCTGGCCATGTATGCGTCCAAGCTCCGCCGCCCGGCGCCCGCACAGCTCGTGTCTGCGTGA
- a CDS encoding LamG-like jellyroll fold domain-containing protein gives MTTYRTAHRISAVLTALAGIGLLGGCGPGTAAPTPPTAPTGVQATPSSPQSITVTWTAASGATGYTLERRSGTAPYVPVASPDGSATTYTDTGLSPSTAYTYHLRVTTAAGTSPYSTEASATTPAPDPAAPTLNNVTVVNGISGTPERVTISGTASTTSGTLQGVTVDWGETGSTPSTASTGNFTATHDYQASGTYTVKVTATDSSGRRTTDTRTLNVTRFQTGSQAHFVFDGNTFTDLSGNKRSGTYAGSGCLTPVADRYTVADRAERFNDPGAAACTVSVSGGGTTAPIPLPGEFSVNVWVRPDSTRLNRGGWLTGTKDGAFSLTLGTDGRVTARLAPASGAALNVTDPTAITGNAWTQYVAILSGSPSILGLYRDGVRVAQASASSAYVLPQGTAAWTVADAQGGTDSGAGSSPFSGSVDDLRLYNRALQPYEVSALYTLDRYPKP, from the coding sequence ATGACCACATACCGCACTGCCCACCGGATCAGCGCCGTCCTCACCGCCCTCGCCGGCATCGGCCTGCTGGGCGGCTGCGGCCCCGGCACCGCCGCGCCCACTCCGCCCACCGCGCCCACCGGCGTGCAGGCCACCCCGAGCTCGCCCCAGAGCATCACCGTGACGTGGACGGCCGCGAGCGGCGCGACCGGGTACACCCTGGAGCGGCGCAGCGGGACCGCGCCGTACGTGCCGGTGGCCTCACCGGACGGCAGCGCCACCACGTACACCGACACCGGCCTGAGCCCCAGCACCGCGTATACCTACCACCTGCGCGTCACCACCGCCGCCGGCACGAGCCCCTACTCGACCGAGGCGAGCGCCACGACGCCCGCGCCCGACCCGGCCGCGCCCACGCTGAACAACGTGACCGTCGTGAACGGCATCTCAGGGACGCCGGAGCGCGTCACCATCAGCGGCACGGCCAGCACGACGAGCGGCACACTGCAGGGCGTCACCGTGGACTGGGGCGAGACCGGCAGCACACCCAGCACAGCGTCCACGGGGAACTTCACCGCCACGCACGACTATCAGGCCAGCGGAACCTACACCGTGAAGGTCACGGCCACGGACAGCAGCGGCCGACGGACCACCGACACGCGAACGCTCAACGTGACCCGCTTCCAGACGGGCTCGCAGGCGCACTTCGTCTTTGACGGGAACACGTTCACCGACCTCAGCGGCAACAAGCGCAGCGGCACCTACGCGGGGAGCGGGTGCCTGACCCCGGTGGCCGACCGGTACACCGTGGCGGACCGGGCCGAGCGCTTCAACGACCCCGGCGCCGCCGCGTGCACGGTCAGCGTGTCCGGCGGGGGCACGACCGCCCCGATTCCGCTGCCGGGCGAGTTCAGCGTGAACGTGTGGGTCCGGCCGGACAGCACGCGGCTCAACCGGGGCGGTTGGCTGACCGGCACGAAGGACGGGGCATTCAGCCTGACCCTGGGCACGGACGGCCGGGTCACGGCGCGCCTTGCTCCCGCCAGCGGCGCGGCGCTGAACGTGACCGACCCCACCGCCATAACGGGCAACGCCTGGACGCAGTACGTGGCGATCCTCAGCGGCAGCCCGTCCATCCTCGGGCTGTACCGCGACGGCGTGCGGGTGGCGCAGGCGTCGGCCAGCAGCGCGTATGTGCTGCCCCAGGGCACCGCGGCGTGGACGGTCGCGGACGCGCAGGGTGGCACGGACAGCGGCGCGGGCAGTTCGCCCTTCTCGGGCAGCGTGGACGACCTGCGGCTGTACAACCGCGCCCTGCAACCGTACGAGGTGAGCGCCCTGTACACGCTCGACCGCTACCCGAAGCCCTGA